The Canis aureus isolate CA01 unplaced genomic scaffold, VMU_Caureus_v.1.0 NW_027326446.1_RagTag, whole genome shotgun sequence genome has a window encoding:
- the LOC144309498 gene encoding nebulin-like, whose amino-acid sequence MVSVLAAKHGQDLVSDIDYRNYLHQWMCHPDQNDIIQARKASDLQSNDVYKADLEWLRGIVWIPVDSVDYVRVTKNQEMVNQIKYKKADLDNCPNFTSVVDPPEIVLVKINSVSQSDVKHKETFNKVLKGKYLFSPDTPYITHSKDMRKLYSTILYKGA is encoded by the exons ATGGTGTCGGTGTTGGCTGCCAAGCATGGGCAGGACCTCGTCAGTGATATTGATTACCGTAATTACCTGCACCAATGGATGTGTCATCCTGACCAAAATGACATTATCCAGGCAAGGAAAGCCTCTGACCTACAGAGCAAT GATGTCTACAAGGCTGACCTGGAGTGGCTCCGTGGCATTGTCTGGATACCCGTGGACTCTGTGGACTACGTGAGGGTTACGAAGAACCAGGAAATGGTGAATCAG ATAAAATACAAGAAGGCTGATCTCGACAACTGTCCTAACTTCACAAGTGTGGTGGATCCTCCAGAGATTGTTTTGGTGAAGATTAACTCAGTCAGTCAAAGTGAT gtaaaacataaagaaacatttaataaagtATTGAAGGGCAAGTATCTATTTTCTCCAGATACACCATATATCACCCACTCCAAAGACATGAGAAAACTCTACAGTACT ATACTGTACAAAGGGGCTTGA